The nucleotide window AGCCTTAGTAAGATTTGATAAAGGTTTGAGGCTTGAGCGTTCAAACAGTCCGGATTCAGTATTAATAGCAGCTTCTCTATTTTTAGGCTTATGAAGGAAAGAGATACCGATATTGAGTTTTTGAATATTGAGTGCGCTCAGATGTTGATCTCCAAAAAAAGGTATTACAATCATGGGAACTTCAGTATCGATAGCTTCATTTACACTATTGCCTCCTCCATGAGTTATAAAAATATCAGCCTGTTCAAGTATAGTTCCTTGCGGAACTGATTCGAAAATATGAAAATTTGAAGGCGGATTAGGCATAATCTCTTGAGGATTACGTCCTGCGGAAATCACCACAACGTATTTTTCTTGATTACCTAATTTTTGAGTTAGTGTATCAAAAATATGTGACACAAATGTGTGAACCGCAGGGACATTGTTCCAAAGGTTTTTCGTTACTACTGTTCCCAATGAAACATAAATAAGTTTTTGATGAGGTGCTTTTTTGATTGTATATGGTTCCGTTTTTAATTTTTCAGGACGGACAAAAGTTACGTTTTTTAAGTTTCGATTGCATTGATAGTTTGATGCCTTAATAAGTTTAGGCCATGACCAAATGATATTTTCATTTTCTGAGGGCAATAAAAATGCATCGGAAACCATTTCAAGATTCCGGGCAATAGGTATATTAAACTTTTTTTCTAATTGATTAATTAAAGGGCGATTGTTTTGTATACCTTCGATAAACTGTTTGTTTTTAGGATTAAAAGGGCCCACAATCGCTGGAATAGAGCATATCGTCGGGATATTTAATGCTTGTCCTGCAAAATAACCTTCAAGTGCAAAAAAATCATAGATGATAACATCGCTCCCTTTTATAAGCTCAATGGTTTTATCAACAAGATGCACCGTGCGTGGAAAAGTGAAAACCATCGGAGCGGAAGAAGTTAAAGATGTATCATTTACAATATGTACTTGAATGCCGGCATCGGTAAGTTTTTTAATATATTCAGGGAAAATTTGAATATTTTCCCATCCGGTTATAATAAAGCGGATATTGTACTGTTTCTGAGCAGCTAAATATATGGATGATTTCATTAAAATATTGAAATGACCATAAAAGGGGACAGAAACAAAAGTAATATTTTTAATGTTATTATTGGCAACTTTTTCTTTATTGTTAATAAGTACTGATAGCTGATTGGGATTGGCGACAGTACATGAGACATACAGTATTAAAAATAAAAAACAGTTTTTGAATCTTATCACAAGGATCCTTTTTGAGAGATTTAGTCATAAATAGATAATATTAGCTTAATAATGTACATTGAGCAAAGCTATATTTATGTTATCACTCGGGGGGGGGGTAAAAAGCAATAGTTCGATTAATAGGTATTATTTTATTAGCGGTAATGAATGGAATATCTTCAACGATGTTTTTAATTGGAAGTGTCCCATGAAATCATCGGGTAATATATCAAAATCATCTTCGATGACAACTTTTCCCGCCCAAGATCCCAGTTCACGTTTTTTCTTGTTTGAATCAAATGCAGCCAGTTTAGCTACCGGAATGTCAGCCTTGCAAATGATAACTTCCTGGCCTTTGGCAACCAGTTCTACTAATTTAGAAAGGTTAGTTTTTGCTTCATGAAGATTTGCTTTTTTCAATGTTTTTCTCCGTATTTAAAAAGTATCTCTGTTAGCTTAGCTAAGTTTAGTTAAGCTTGTCAGCAAATATTTCAAAAAACAGTTATGACTTTTAGTTTAGCTGTTTTGTAGATGTTAGTTTTTTATTGAAATAAGAATGGAGAATCAGGTGTTCTAATTTCAGTAAGTCTGGTTGGAGTTAGGAGTTTATATTTAAAAGCTTTCTACAAGAAGGACTGAATCAATTGGTGCTTTAGCTTGTTGGTATGGATTAACATAATCAATTACTGTACCGTTTTCCAGCTGTCGATGATATTCCTGTATTGACTTGCAAAAACGATATTGTCCTTGCATTGCATTATGGAGTGTAAGGATTTTCTTTTGATTGAGTTCGTTTGTGAGAGGGGATACGATAAAAAAGCTCTTTATTATCTGTTTTAAGCTAAACTGTAACTGTGAAAAAAAAGATTCTGTTTGAGTAATAAATGTACAGTTTATTAATAATATGAAAGCATGTTTTGTTATTGTTGTATATTTCATTTCTTTCCTTCAGCGCTATTATTTTTACATATCTCTATCCAGATTAGCAAGATACATGTAAAAAAATTATTAATATTAGGTAAAAATAGATTAAAAGGATATAATTTCAGTTTGACAAGATAAAGCGAGTGGGGTATACTTTTTAATATAAGCTTTAGACAAGTAGCAAAAAATAGACAAAAAACAAATTTTCATGTCCAAATGGAGTTTCCAAAATGACTAAGTTTACCGATTTATCTTTAAGTCCATCTATGCAAAAAGCTTTGCAAGAGCTTGGATTTGTGAGCCCAACTGAAATACAAGAGAAGGCTATTCCTTCTTTAATTGAAAAAAAAGAGTCCGATTTTCATGGCCAAGCACAAACTGGTACCGGTAAAACACTTGCATTTGGAATTCCATTGATTGAAAGAGTTGATCCGGAAGTAAAGCATATACAAGCATTAGTGATTGCACCAACACGAGAATTG belongs to Candidatus Dependentiae bacterium and includes:
- a CDS encoding type II toxin-antitoxin system Phd/YefM family antitoxin, producing MKKANLHEAKTNLSKLVELVAKGQEVIICKADIPVAKLAAFDSNKKKRELGSWAGKVVIEDDFDILPDDFMGHFQLKTSLKIFHSLPLIK